The following coding sequences are from one Solea solea chromosome 4, fSolSol10.1, whole genome shotgun sequence window:
- the LOC131457921 gene encoding gap junction delta-2 protein-like isoform X2, translated as MGEWTILERLLEAAVQQHSTMIGRILLTVVVIFRILIVGIVGEKVYEDEQIMFVCNTLQPGCNQACYDKAFPISHIRFWVFQIILVCTPSLCFITYSVHQSAKARDRSYSLLHPFMDHHSHGHHGRHHDHHTRKLHARNINGILVHPDSSKEDHDCLEVKEIPNGPRGLPQTHKSPKVRRQEGISRFYVIQVVFRNALEIGFLAGQYFLYGFNVPGMFECDRYPCVREVECYVSRPTEKTVFLVFMFAVSGVCVVLNLAELNHLGWRKIKTAMRGVQARRKSICEVRKKDVSHLSQAPNLGRTQSSESAYV; from the coding sequence GATCCTGCTGACTGTGGTGGTGATTTTCCGCATCCTAATAGTCGGCATAGTTGGTGAAAAGGTGTATGAGGATGAGCAAATCATGTTCGTCTGCAACACTTTGCAGCCTGGCTGCAACCAGGCCTGTTATGACAAGGCCTTCCCGATCTCACACATCCGCTTCTGGGTCTTTCAGATCATCCTGGTGTGCACGCCCAGCCTGTGCTTCATCACATACTCTGTTCATCAGTCCGCTAAAGCCCGCGACCGCAGCTATTCTCTGCTGCATCCTTTCATGGATCATCACAGTCACGGTCACCACGGTCGGCACCATGACCATCACACTCGCAAGCTTCATGCACGCAACATCAATGGCATCCTGGTGCACCCTGACAGTAGCAAGGAGGATCATGACTGCCTGGAGGTCAAGGAGATCCCCAATGGACCTCGAGGTctccctcaaacacacaaaagtccTAAAGTGCGGCGACAGGAAGGCATCTCACGTTTCTACGTCATCCAGGTGGTGTTCCGCAACGCACTTGAGATTGGCTTCCTGGCCGGCCAGTACTTCCTCTATGGTTTCAATGTGCCGGGAATGTTTGAATGTGATCGCTACCCATGTGTGAGGGAGGTGGAATGTTATGTGTCTCGTCCCACAGAAAAGACCGTCTTTCTGGTCTTTATGTTTGCAGTGAGTGGCGTATGTGTGGTGCTCAACCTTGCTGAGCTCAACCACCTCGGCTGGAGGAAGATAAAGACGGCCATGCGAGGGGTGCAGGCTCGAAGGAAGTCCATTTGTGAAGTGCGCAAGAAGGATGTTTCACACCTGTCCCAGGCCCCCAACCTGGGCAGGACCCAGTCTAGTGAGTCAGCTTACGTCTGA